In one Sphingobium indicum B90A genomic region, the following are encoded:
- a CDS encoding pilus assembly protein TadG-related protein encodes MFGRAVGRLLRDRTGNVLMMAAASMPLLVGAAGLATDTVQWTLWKRQIQRQADSAALAGAYAVAQGFNASDSATADISRMALVALTQTPTIENAPTSGPFAGNAQAVRVVLQTSAELPFSKILGVKAPVIYGEATAAVVGSGDYCVVSLEKTSTVGITLQGNATVNLGCGIVTNSRASNAVYAGGSSTVAATPVAAVGGLTSSSNYATGTTLLPYSIPVQDPFAGLPTPTAANFTGCNQKLSAKSGETQSYSPGCYNNVDIKGTVNLEKGVYYIDATSFDVGAQATINGTDVTIILTSSNAANNPSSISTININGGATINLKAPTDTANPYHGVLFYQDRRALDSGTNTINGNASSVLQGAFYFPGQAMSFSGTSGMTTDCVKMVGKRVTFIGNSNIVNQCKDTGVDKFTATLVKLVG; translated from the coding sequence ATGTTCGGCAGAGCGGTGGGGCGATTGCTGCGGGACAGGACTGGGAATGTCCTGATGATGGCGGCTGCCTCCATGCCCCTATTAGTGGGCGCGGCGGGGCTGGCGACCGATACGGTGCAATGGACCCTCTGGAAACGGCAGATCCAGCGGCAGGCGGACAGCGCCGCGCTGGCGGGAGCCTATGCGGTGGCGCAGGGCTTCAACGCGTCCGACAGCGCGACAGCGGACATCAGCCGCATGGCGCTCGTCGCCCTGACGCAGACTCCGACGATCGAAAATGCGCCTACCAGCGGTCCATTCGCCGGCAATGCCCAGGCGGTGAGGGTGGTGCTGCAAACCTCCGCGGAACTGCCCTTTTCGAAGATATTGGGGGTGAAGGCGCCGGTTATTTATGGCGAGGCGACCGCTGCGGTAGTGGGCAGCGGCGATTATTGCGTCGTGTCGCTGGAAAAGACGAGTACGGTCGGCATCACGCTCCAGGGCAATGCCACGGTCAATCTGGGCTGCGGCATAGTTACCAATTCGCGGGCATCCAACGCGGTCTATGCAGGCGGCAGCAGCACGGTGGCGGCGACTCCGGTGGCGGCGGTGGGCGGGCTGACGTCCAGTTCCAACTATGCTACCGGCACCACTCTATTGCCTTACAGTATCCCGGTGCAGGATCCCTTTGCTGGGTTGCCCACGCCTACAGCCGCCAACTTTACTGGGTGCAACCAGAAGCTCAGCGCCAAGAGCGGGGAAACTCAGTCCTATTCGCCCGGCTGCTATAATAATGTCGACATTAAGGGGACGGTCAATCTGGAGAAGGGCGTTTATTATATCGACGCTACATCGTTCGATGTCGGTGCGCAGGCGACCATCAACGGCACTGATGTCACCATCATCCTGACCAGCAGTAATGCTGCCAACAACCCCAGTTCCATCTCGACCATTAACATCAACGGCGGCGCGACGATCAACCTGAAGGCGCCGACGGACACCGCCAACCCCTATCATGGCGTCCTGTTCTATCAGGACCGGCGCGCGCTGGATTCGGGAACCAACACGATCAACGGCAATGCGAGTTCGGTCCTGCAAGGCGCTTTCTATTTTCCGGGCCAGGCAATGTCGTTCAGCGGCACGTCGGGCATGACCACCGACTGCGTGAAGATGGTGGGCAAGCGCGTCACCTTCATCGGCAACAGCAATATCGTCAATCAATGCAAAGATACGGGAGTCGACAAATTCACGGCAACGCTGGTGAAGCTGGTGGGATGA
- a CDS encoding error-prone DNA polymerase: MKRHGKGPDPSRPKSIDRRELNALEKARRKPRGEPSPTGLPKAPPFAELVAATNFSFLRGASHPQDMVARAIALGLEGLGIADRNSVAGVVRAHVARKRWPERMRAALLEARKEAGQPLELSEEEERACRTDLRLVVGARLVFVDGTPDIVAYPATRRGWGELTKLLTLGNLRSVKGDCILRYEDLTAYLDDLLLIVMPGSTATQQTAHRKPVDYEHDDRPSQEAIRQGHLSLVPPPAPSDLEALLVRLSHLAPRRVWLAAALRRDGRDARRLAQFKGLSAITGVPLLATMDALYASPAQRPLQDVLGCIREGTTIARAGRLLEANAERHVHDPAEIAHLFRDCPEAVAESGHFLSRVHFTLDQLSYEYPHEPVPEGWTAQQWLEELTWSAAHARYGARLPLKVRQTLEEEFSLIAKRNYAYYFLTVHDIVAFARTKGILCQGRGSAANSMVCFLLGVTSIDPLRHDLLFSRFVSEDRNEPPDIDVDFEHERREEVMQYIYERYGRHRAGIAATVIHYRSRSAVREVAKVLGLGEDVSARLSSTVWGSYSSDMNDARIVEAGFALDNPQIAQLKAVVDQLLSEPFPRHLSQHVGGFVLTQNRLDETVPLHHAAMEDRSFIEWDKDDIDALGLMKVDVLALGMLSCIRRAFDLMREQGLGDHQLTVDMEAQDEAVYNMLCKGDSIGVFQVESRAQINMLPRLKPRSIYDLTVQVAIVRPGPIEGNMVHPYLRRRCGDEKVEYPRPSPHHGPADELQKLLGETYGVPLFQEQAMKLAITAAGFEPAEADALRRAMATFRNVGTIHHFREKMIRGMVERGYEAEFAERCFKQIEGFGSYGFPESHALSFARLVYVSAWIKCHQPAVFACALLNSQPMGFYAPAQIVRDAREHGVTVHDVDVNMSGWDNALEPLLRSRDGGRGEGEGRALALRLGLRQVEGFREDWAKRLVAARKEGLFSTMEDLARRAGLPARALRLLADADACRSLGKDRRTALWEARRTPSDELPLFAAAKARELGEEPDAMLPAMALSEHVEADYLVTRLSLKGHPMQFLRPVFAAEGVLSCAQIAAARNGTLVKTAGVVLVRQRPGKGNAVFITIEDETGITNILLWARLFEMQRRPVMASRLMLVEGEVQRSKEGVVHLMASRVHDRTAELSRLSQTDVQEPSRMRPRHASGHPRNVRILPQSRDFH; the protein is encoded by the coding sequence CTGGCCCGAACGGATGCGCGCCGCCTTGCTGGAGGCGCGCAAGGAAGCGGGACAGCCGCTGGAACTCAGCGAAGAGGAGGAGCGCGCCTGCCGGACCGACCTGCGGCTGGTCGTCGGCGCCAGGCTGGTCTTCGTGGACGGCACGCCGGACATCGTCGCCTATCCCGCGACCCGGCGGGGTTGGGGCGAACTCACCAAATTGCTGACCCTCGGCAATCTCCGTTCGGTGAAGGGCGATTGCATCCTTCGCTATGAGGATCTGACCGCCTATCTGGACGATCTGCTGCTGATCGTGATGCCTGGCTCCACCGCCACCCAACAGACCGCGCATCGCAAGCCGGTGGACTATGAACATGACGACCGGCCGTCGCAGGAAGCGATCAGGCAGGGCCATCTCAGCCTCGTGCCGCCGCCGGCTCCGTCCGACCTGGAAGCTCTGCTGGTCCGATTGTCGCATCTTGCGCCGCGCCGGGTCTGGCTGGCGGCGGCATTGCGGCGGGATGGGCGGGATGCGCGGCGGCTGGCGCAGTTCAAGGGGCTTTCGGCGATAACGGGCGTGCCCTTGCTGGCGACCATGGACGCGCTCTATGCCAGCCCGGCGCAGCGTCCCCTTCAGGACGTGCTGGGCTGCATTCGCGAAGGCACCACCATCGCCAGGGCAGGACGCCTGCTGGAGGCGAATGCGGAAAGGCATGTCCATGACCCTGCCGAAATCGCCCATCTGTTCCGCGATTGCCCGGAAGCGGTGGCGGAAAGCGGACATTTTCTGAGCCGGGTGCATTTCACGCTCGACCAGCTTTCCTATGAGTATCCCCATGAACCCGTGCCGGAAGGATGGACGGCGCAGCAATGGCTGGAGGAACTGACCTGGTCCGCCGCCCATGCCCGCTATGGCGCGCGCCTTCCCCTGAAAGTGCGCCAGACGCTGGAAGAAGAATTCAGTCTCATCGCCAAGCGCAACTATGCCTATTATTTCCTGACCGTGCACGACATCGTCGCCTTTGCCCGGACGAAGGGAATCCTTTGCCAGGGGCGCGGATCGGCGGCGAACAGCATGGTCTGCTTCCTGCTGGGGGTGACGTCCATCGACCCGCTCAGGCACGACCTGCTCTTTTCCCGCTTCGTATCCGAAGATCGCAACGAACCGCCCGACATCGACGTCGATTTCGAACATGAGCGGCGCGAGGAGGTGATGCAATATATCTACGAACGCTATGGCCGTCATCGCGCCGGGATCGCCGCGACCGTCATCCATTACCGTTCGCGCAGCGCCGTGCGGGAAGTGGCGAAGGTGCTGGGCCTTGGCGAGGATGTGTCGGCCCGCCTCTCCAGCACGGTCTGGGGCAGCTATTCGAGCGACATGAACGACGCCCGGATCGTGGAGGCGGGCTTCGCGCTCGACAATCCGCAGATCGCGCAGTTGAAGGCGGTTGTCGACCAATTGCTGTCAGAGCCCTTTCCGCGCCACCTTTCGCAGCATGTGGGGGGCTTCGTGCTGACGCAGAACCGGCTGGACGAGACGGTGCCGCTGCATCATGCGGCAATGGAGGATCGCAGCTTCATCGAATGGGACAAGGACGACATCGACGCCCTTGGCCTGATGAAGGTCGACGTGCTGGCGCTGGGGATGTTGAGCTGCATCCGCCGGGCGTTCGACCTGATGCGGGAACAGGGGCTGGGCGACCATCAGTTGACGGTCGATATGGAAGCGCAGGACGAAGCCGTCTACAACATGCTGTGCAAGGGCGACAGCATCGGCGTGTTCCAGGTGGAAAGCAGGGCGCAGATCAACATGCTGCCGCGCCTGAAGCCCCGTTCGATCTATGACCTGACCGTGCAGGTGGCGATCGTTCGTCCTGGACCGATCGAGGGCAATATGGTCCATCCCTATCTGCGGCGGCGATGCGGGGACGAGAAGGTCGAATATCCCCGGCCATCCCCGCATCATGGGCCGGCCGACGAACTGCAGAAATTGCTGGGCGAGACCTACGGCGTGCCGCTGTTCCAGGAACAGGCGATGAAGCTCGCCATCACGGCGGCAGGCTTCGAGCCGGCGGAGGCCGACGCCCTGCGCCGCGCCATGGCGACATTCCGCAATGTCGGCACGATCCATCATTTCCGCGAGAAGATGATCAGGGGCATGGTGGAGCGCGGCTATGAGGCGGAGTTCGCCGAACGATGCTTCAAGCAGATCGAGGGTTTCGGCAGCTACGGCTTTCCCGAAAGCCATGCATTGTCCTTCGCGCGGCTGGTCTATGTGTCGGCCTGGATCAAATGCCACCAGCCTGCCGTGTTCGCCTGCGCGCTCCTCAATTCGCAGCCCATGGGTTTCTATGCCCCGGCCCAGATCGTGCGCGATGCGCGGGAGCATGGCGTCACCGTGCATGATGTCGATGTGAATATGAGCGGGTGGGACAATGCGCTGGAACCGCTGCTGCGGTCGCGGGACGGCGGGCGGGGCGAGGGAGAGGGGCGAGCCCTGGCGTTGCGCCTGGGGCTGCGGCAGGTGGAGGGTTTTCGCGAGGATTGGGCGAAGCGACTGGTCGCGGCGCGGAAGGAAGGGCTGTTTTCCACCATGGAGGATCTGGCGCGGCGGGCGGGATTGCCGGCGCGGGCCTTGCGATTGCTGGCGGATGCCGATGCCTGCCGCTCGCTGGGGAAGGACCGGCGGACCGCCCTGTGGGAAGCGCGGCGGACGCCTTCGGACGAATTGCCCCTGTTCGCCGCCGCCAAGGCCCGAGAACTGGGGGAGGAGCCGGATGCGATGCTGCCCGCCATGGCTTTGTCCGAGCATGTCGAGGCCGATTATCTGGTGACGCGCCTGTCGCTCAAGGGCCATCCGATGCAATTCCTGCGCCCGGTCTTCGCGGCGGAAGGCGTGCTGAGCTGCGCCCAGATTGCGGCGGCGAGGAACGGGACGCTGGTGAAGACGGCCGGCGTGGTGCTGGTGCGGCAGCGGCCGGGCAAGGGCAATGCGGTCTTCATCACCATCGAGGATGAGACGGGGATCACCAATATCCTTTTGTGGGCGCGGTTGTTCGAAATGCAGCGGCGCCCGGTCATGGCGTCGCGGCTGATGCTGGTCGAAGGGGAAGTGCAGCGCAGCAAGGAAGGCGTCGTCCACCTGATGGCATCCCGCGTGCATGACAGGACGGCGGAATTGTCGCGGCTTTCGCAAACGGATGTGCAGGAACCTTCCCGCATGCGTCCTCGGCATGCCTCCGGGCATCCGCGCAATGTGCGGATATTGCCGCAATCGCGGGATTTTCATTGA